The Humulus lupulus chromosome 4, drHumLupu1.1, whole genome shotgun sequence genome has a window encoding:
- the LOC133832443 gene encoding uncharacterized protein LOC133832443, giving the protein MSFFAEGNSITRPPLLNDTNYPYWKVRMRAFIKSQVRRLGDLYSRVGLHRLKKMMKVIQRRRGKSLKLSFEGTVDIKRSRFTMLQTRFDELRMWETENLSEFYEKLSDIANEFFALGEKLDESVLKKGKPNPSIEKTKVLHLKLMKKDVSDDEKDDEMALLTRNFQKFMKKVGNKNNFSKAPKGNTSSKPFVSNNKKGIQCRECDGYGHIQSKCANTLKKNKKGFNVTWSDDDSESSDEVNEKVALTNVLSSAFQERGKILCLKNTLIDVDKKEIDSDSDESELNEESLVESYKVMYGIWLQVYTENRSLVKMNKELSHNIKDLEENNKCCEFELCSKISEIVFLTKELDKLKRNFKMLNPGSNIFEEIQNSAEGSVSTEMKQSGKRENSHGKKKCFIPSCHFCGVKARNVIGMGTLNFEGLPRLKNIVLVEGLRANLLSVNQICDQGYTVNFDSNRCYVVNDQDEIILQGFRPNDNCYTLTTYATYHSAIDSSTDLWHEKLEHIHFKILKKLSNAGIVRGLQKLVLELLHMDLMGPIQVESLNDFNIGKIVWIRSDHGKEFENTVYDEFCKSKGISHEFSAPKTPQQNGVVERKNRTLIEMARVYKEGLGTLQNSGTDKFSIRDIMEGDNGLTGRIAEVVEEV; this is encoded by the exons ATGTCCTTCTTTGCAGAAGGAAACTCCATCACTCGGCCACCTCTATTAAATGATACTAATTATCCGTACTGGAAGGTCAGGATGAGGGCATTCATCAAGTCACAAGTGAGAAGGCTTGGAGATCTATACTCTCGGGTTGGACTCCACCGATTGAAAAAGATGATGAAGGTAAttcaaag GAGGCGTGGAAAATCCCTCAAACTCAGTTTTGAAGGTACCGTTGATATAAAGAGATCACGTTTTACCATGTTGCAAACTAGATTTGATGAATTAAGAATGTGGGAAACTGAAAATTTATCTGAGTTTTATGAAAAGTTGTCTGATATTGCTAATGAGTTTTTTGCCTTGGGAGAAAAACTAGATGAATCTGTGTTG aaaaagggtaAGCCGAATCCTTCAATTGAAAAAACAAAGGTATTGCATTTAAAGTTGATGAAAAAAGATGTTTCTGATGATGAGAAAGATGATGAAATGGCCTTGTTAACAAGAAATTTTCAAAAGTTCATGAAAAAGGTtggaaataaaaataatttttcaaaagcTCCAAAAGGTAACACCTCTTCTAAACCTTTTGTTTCTAACAATAAAAAGGGCATTCAATGTCGAGAATGTGATGGTTATGGTCATATACAATCTAAATGTGCCAACACattgaaaaagaataaaaaaggtTTTAATGTTACTTGGAGTGATGATGattctgaaagtagtgatgaggttAATGAGAAAGTTGCTTTAACCAATGTTTTGTCAAGTGCTTTTCAGGAAAGAGGaaaaattttgtgtttaaaaaatacCTTGATTGATGTTGATAAAAAGGAAATTGACTCGGATTCAGACGAGTCAGAACTCAATGAAGAATCATTGGTTGAATCATACAAGGTAATGTATGGTATATGGTTACAAGTTTATACTGAAAATCGTTCcttggttaaaatgaataaaGAATTGTCTCACAACATCAAAGATcttgaagaaaataataaatgttgtGAATTTGAGTTGTGTTCGAAAATTTCTGAAATTGTATTTTTGACAAAAGAACTTGACAAAttgaaaagaaattttaaaatgcTAAATCCAGGTTCTAACATTTTTGAGGAGATTCAGAATTCAG CAGAAGGTTCTGTTTCTACAGAAATGAAGCAGTCAGGAAAACGTGAAAATTCTCATGGGAAAAAGAAATGTTTCATTCCCtcttgtcatttttgtggagtaAAAG CTAGAAATGTCATAGGGATGGGAACTCTTAATTTTGAAGGTCTACCCAGGCTTAAGAATATAGTTTTGGTTGAAGGACTAAGAGCTAATCTTCTTAGCGTtaatcaaatttgtgatcaaggttacaCTGTTAATTTTGATAGTAATCGTTGCTACGTTGTTAATGACCAAGATGAAATTATTTTGCAAGGGTTTAGACCTAatgataattgttacactctcactACCTATGCTACTTATCACTCTGCCATAGATAGCTCTACTGATTTATGGCATGAAAAGCTTGAACACATTcatttcaaaattttgaaaaaactgTCAAATGCAGGAATTGTTCGAGGATTACAAAAACTGG TTCTTGAACTTCTTCATATGGATCTAATGGGTCCAATTCAAGTTGAAAGTTTGAATG ATTTTAATATTGGAAAGATTGTTTGGattaggagtgatcatggaaAAGAATTTGAAAACACTGTTTATGATGAGTTTTGTAAATCTAAAGGTATTTctcatgaattttctgctccaaaaactcctcaacaaaatggagttgttgaAAGAAAGAATCGAACTTTGATAGAGATGGCTAGG